In the genome of Actinobacillus lignieresii, the window CACAATCCATTGACCTCTGCCGTCATAGCCGCCGGTACGGCGTTTTACCACCACTTTTTCACCGACATTGCTGAATACGCTTTGCCACTGTTCGGCGGATTCCAATAATTGCCATGGCGAAGTGGAAAGTTGGAGCTTGTCTAATAAGGATTTTTGAGTAAAACGATCCGCCGTTGTGCCGAATACGTTTAAATTGACAAAGTTTTTATGATTGCCGAGTAATTGTGTGAGCGGCGTTTCTGCCCAACGTTCGATTTCTGCGGTAATGATACTGTTTGGCTCAAGCTCAAAAACCGGCGCATCAAAAGCAAGCGGTTTTACTTCAATATCAAGCGGTGCGCCGGCATAGCGTAACATTCTGCCGAGCTGACCGTTACCAAGCACATAAATTGGGGGATAAATGGCACTTTTTTGCATTTTTTATGATTCCGTTTGCGGAAAGTTTGAGGCTCGATTTGCAATTTTTGGGGTAAATTTGACCGCTTGTACGGCTCGGAAACCCCAAACTTTCTGTGTTTATCAGAGATTAAAAATATTCGGCGAGCGGTTTACTCAAGTTTTGATTTAGCAAGACTAACAATTTGATACGTGCTTTCTGACCGCTTAAACCGGTGGTAAAAATCACATTTTGTTGTTTAAGCTGCTTACCACCGCCTAAATAGTCGTACACATCCTGAGTAACGCCGTTAAACGCACGAGAAACTAATACAACAGGAATATCGGCACGTAATAGCGCATCTAAACCGGCTAAACAACTCGGTGGTAAATTACCTGCACCTAATGCTTCAATTACCACGCCGTTACAGCCGTGATGAGCTAATTGTTCCAATAAGAAACTGTCCATACCGGCATAGGCTTTAACCAGCTGTACGTTAGTACGGGTAACGGTTTGTATCGGGAAGCGTTCGTATTCGGTTAATTGTTGGAAATACAGTACGCGGTTTTTCGCAATTAAGCCGCAAGGTCCGAAGGTTGGCGTTTGGAATGTCGCTACGTTGGTCGTATGCGTTTTAGTCACAAATTTAGCGTTATGAATTTCATCGTTCATCACCACTAATACGCCTTTATTTCGACTTTCCGGACAAAGTGCAACCAAAATCGCACTTTGTAAGTTAATTAAACCGTCCGAACCCAATTCGTTACTTGAACGCATTGCGCCGGTAATTGCAACCGGTACATTTACATTCAGCGCTAAGTCAAGGAAATAAGCGGTTTCTTCTAACGTATCCGTACCGTGGGTAATCACGATACCGTCATACTGTTCTTCATTTACCGCTTTTTCAATACGTGTTTTTAATAATGACCAATGCTGTAACGTGATATGCGGCGAAGGCACATTAAGCACAGATTCTTGGCTGAGTTGAGCCGGGTGATTTAAACGTTCTAATGCGGCAAGCAGCGGATTTTTTTCGGAAGGCGAAACTTTACCGTCTTCGCCTTCACTCATCGAAATCGTACCGCCCGTATGTAGGATTAAAAGTTTCTTTGTCATGAATTAATATAAGTTAATTGCGTGGATCCGGATTATCTAATACCGATTGCGTTTGTTCATTGCGGAATGCGTGTAACTTTTGAGCTAACTCAGGGTTAAACGCCGCTAAAATTTGAGCAGCGAGTAAACCGGCATTCGCCGCACCCGCAGGGCCAATCGCAAGCGTACCGACCGGAATACCCTTAGGCATTTGAACGATAGAGTATAAGCTATCTACACCGCTTAACATCGAACTTTTTACCGGAACGCCTAATACAGGAACGATGGTTTTTGCCGCAATCATACCCGGTAAATGCGCCGCACCGCCTGCCCCTGCGATAATCACTTTATAACCGTTTTGTTCCGCACTTTCTGCAAATGAGAAAAGTTTGTCCGGCGTACGGTGTGCCGAAACCACTTCAACGTGATAAGCAAGATTAAACTGATCTAAGATTTGTGTTGCTTCCGACATGGTCGCCCAGTCGCTTTTTGAACCCATAACAATTGCAATTTCAGGTTTTTCAGACATATTGATTCCTTTTGAAACAAGAGGGGAAAACTTTTTCAGTATAACATAATAGGCAAACGTTTGCTTGTGAATTTATACGGACGAATCAGACCAAATAATGTAAAGAATTATCGACAAAGCACAATTTAAAACTATCAACCCAGTTGCTAAATGTGTTACGATATACGACCATTTTTAAAATTTATGTGTTTGCAAGCAGAATCGGAGACAGAAGATATATGACGAGTAGTGCGAATAAACGTTCAGTAATGACCCTTTTTTCAGATAAAAACGATATTTACAGCCATCAAGTACGTATCGTATTGGCAGAGAAGGGCGTTCCTTATGAAATTGAAAATATTAGTCCT includes:
- a CDS encoding asparaginase, yielding MTKKLLILHTGGTISMSEGEDGKVSPSEKNPLLAALERLNHPAQLSQESVLNVPSPHITLQHWSLLKTRIEKAVNEEQYDGIVITHGTDTLEETAYFLDLALNVNVPVAITGAMRSSNELGSDGLINLQSAILVALCPESRNKGVLVVMNDEIHNAKFVTKTHTTNVATFQTPTFGPCGLIAKNRVLYFQQLTEYERFPIQTVTRTNVQLVKAYAGMDSFLLEQLAHHGCNGVVIEALGAGNLPPSCLAGLDALLRADIPVVLVSRAFNGVTQDVYDYLGGGKQLKQQNVIFTTGLSGQKARIKLLVLLNQNLSKPLAEYF
- the purE gene encoding 5-(carboxyamino)imidazole ribonucleotide mutase, with amino-acid sequence MSEKPEIAIVMGSKSDWATMSEATQILDQFNLAYHVEVVSAHRTPDKLFSFAESAEQNGYKVIIAGAGGAAHLPGMIAAKTIVPVLGVPVKSSMLSGVDSLYSIVQMPKGIPVGTLAIGPAGAANAGLLAAQILAAFNPELAQKLHAFRNEQTQSVLDNPDPRN